One window from the genome of Nicotiana sylvestris chromosome 9, ASM39365v2, whole genome shotgun sequence encodes:
- the LOC138878693 gene encoding uncharacterized protein, translated as MARQQTKELYSSNYSSDNTCVVKWHKPPEYWLKINTDGSKDAEGNSGIGGICRDHRGKLTMVFASSIGRTSSNKAKASAALARGIIRRIQDIVGQLNCAIRHCYREANQVADALAKWSIDNEELLIFSHRDLPISAVGPYRLDYI; from the exons ATGGCGAGACAACAAACCAAAGAACTCTATTCATCAAACTATTCTTCAGATAACACCTGTG TTGTTAAATGGCATAAACCTCCTGAATATTGGCTTAAGATTAATACCGATGGAAGCAAAGACGCAGAAGGAAATTCGGGTATTGGTGGCATATGCAGAGATCATAGGGGTAAGCTAACTATGGTGTTTGCTTCTTCAATTGGTAGAACAAGTAGCAACAAGGCTAAAGCTAGTGCAGCCTTAGCGAGG GGCATTATCAGACGGATTCAAGACATTGTCGGTCAACTCAATTGTGCTATTCGCCATTGTTATAGAGAAGCTAATCAAGTTGCAGATGCATTAGCAAAATGGAGCATTGACAATGAAGAACTTCTTATTTTCTCCCATCGTGATCTTCCTATTTCTGCAGTTGGACCTTACAGATTGGATTACATCTAG